A part of Arachis hypogaea cultivar Tifrunner chromosome 12, arahy.Tifrunner.gnm2.J5K5, whole genome shotgun sequence genomic DNA contains:
- the LOC140176888 gene encoding uncharacterized protein, producing MKEEDTWQLCSMNLSHTCTQAHRVGIMHSRWLGKGFKKKVSSNPKVKIRELVSKAQKKWNLTVTKSMATRTKQIALDEIQGTFREQYKRIYDYAHEVMRANPGSSVRIQTPQGGQLLTAIGWDPNDQMLPLAYAVVEAETKDSWSWFLHHLASDIGIEKMGRTTFMSDQQKGLLPAYDEVIPSVENRFCVRHLYSNFRKRFPGLQLKQLMWRCAKATHWRDWERNMAELKAVNQEAYRYLNAIPPRYWSRSRFTYNSKVDTLVNNMSERFNAAIVDAREKPILTMLEDIRVKLMTRWAENRDLAQNYAGTILPRIRIKLERRSRSAGEWRPYWSAAQKYEVVSGLDKFTVDLGSFECSCRRWQLSGIPCVHAISCIKFKGFGLEPYVADCYKIETYLKCYEAAQNSKDVSKGKQSRGSNKSNPLVAKGGKKTASTQPTPKLTVNRKVTSATQPPTSAQSNTVAQLKRPRGRPKGTTKPTSSAQHDPPPKTTASPKTSAPSASSSQPTTTTLPASQPSIATASNQPTGHFSVSLTGGPHVSPRKLKLMAKLPPRKWGLL from the exons ATGAAAGAAGAGGATACTTGGCAGCTTTGCAGCATGAATCTGAGTCACACTTGTACACAGGCACACAGGGTGGGGATTATGCACTCGAGATGGCTTGGCAAGGGATTCAAGAAGAAGGTCAGTTCAAATCCGAAGGTGAAGATTAGGGAGTTAGTGTCAAAGGCTCAAAAGAAGTGGAACTTGACAGTCACCAAGTCAATGGCAACGAGGACCAAGCAGATTGCCCTAGATGAAATCCAGGGAACCTTCCGAGAGCAGTATAAGAGGATATATGACTATGCACATGAGGTGATGCGGGCAAATCCAGGGTCATCCGTTCGCATACAG ACACCCCAGGGGGGACAATTGCTCACTGCCATTGGTTGGGATCCAAATGACCAGATGCTGCCCCTTGCATATGCAGTTGTAGAGGCCGAGACGAAGGACTCATGGAGTTGGTTCCTACATCATCTGGCATCTGACATTGGTATTGAGAAAATGGGAAGAACTACTTTCATGTCTGACCAGCAGAAA GGTTTGTTGCCAGCATACGATGAAGTTATACCAAGTGTGGAGAATCGATTCTGTGTGAGGCACCTGTACAGCAATTTCAGAAAACGGTTCCCAGGGTTACAATTGAAGCAACTAATGTGGAGGTGTGCTAAGGCAACTCACTGGAGGGACTGGGAGAGGAACATGGCTGAACTGAAAGCTGTTAATCAGGAAGCATATAGGTACCTAAATGCTATCCCTCCTAGGTATTGGTCTAGATCTAGATTTACCTATAATTCTAAAGTAGATACACTGGTAAACAATATGTCTGAAAGATTTAATGCTGCCATAGTTGATGCTAGAGAGAAACCTATACTTACAATGTTAGAGGATATCAGGGTTAAACTAATGACTAGGTGGGCAGAGAATAGGGATCTGGCTCAGAACTAtgcagggacaatcttacctagGATTAGAATCAAGTTGGAGAGGAGGTCTAGATCTGCCGGAGAATGGCGGCCATATTGGTCTGCAGCTCAAAAATATGAGGTTGTGAGTGGGTTAGATAAGTTTACTGTTGACTTAGGATCCTTTGAGTGCTCATGTAGAAGGTGGCAGTTGAGTGGTATACCCTGTGTCCATGCGATTAGCTGCATCAAGTTCAAGGGATTTGGCTTGGAACCTTATGTGGCCGATTGCTACAAGATAGAAACATACCTGAAGTGCTATGAAGCA GCCCAAAATTCCAAGGATGTAAGCAAAGGCAAGCAATCCAGGGGCAGCAACAAGTCAAACCCTCTTGTTGCTAAGGGAGGAAAGAAAACTGCATCTACACAGCCCACTCCTAAGCTCACTGTCAACAGAAAAGTTACCTCAGCAACACAGCCACCAACTTCAGCCCAGTCCAACACTGTAGCACAGCTAAAGAGGCCTAGAGGCAGGCCCAAGGGGACCACCAAGCCCACATCTTCAGCCCAACATGATCCACCACCCAAGACAACTGCAAGCCCAAAAACCTCAGCACCTTCTGCATCCTCATCACAGCCAACCACCACAACTCTTCCAGCATCTCAGCCATCCATTGCCACAGCTTCAAACCAACCCACTGGGCACTTCTCTGTCAGCCTTACTGGAGGACCTCATGTTTCTCCCAGAAAATTGAAGTTAATGGCAAAGTTGCCTCCAAGAAAATGGGGATTGCTTTAG